The genomic region CGACACCGAGCCGATCGCGTGGGAGAAGCCGGCCGAGTGCGACGGTCAGGGCGGCGGCCTGCCGCTCACCGGCGCGAACACCACCATGATCGCCGGCGGTGCCGTCGTGCTGCTGGCCGCCGGTGCGGGCCTGTTCGTGATGGCTCGCCGTCGCCGGCTCCGCTTCACCGTCTGACCCGAACCGCGCTGAAACCCGAGGGCGCGTCGACCACCCGGTCGACGCGCCCTCGGGCGTTTCCGGCTCGGTCACGGTCCGCCTCGGCCCGCAGTCGGCCTTGGCCCGCAGTGCGGGCTTAAGCCGCGGTTCGGCGCCTCCATCTCGCGGTCAGCGCAGTGACCGGCGGCGGCGCCGAGGACAGGTCTCATGCGCGTCCTTTGCTCTGCTTACCTCCAGGCAACGGCCGCCGTCCGCATACCGGACGCGGCCTGTTGCGTCCGTTGAAGCAGAGCAAAGGACGCGCGGAGGTACCACCGCACGGCAGGCACGACGTGAGGCAGGCACGACGTCAGGCAGGCACGACGCCCGGGCAGACGTGACGATCCAACCCAGCCCATTTCGACCGCGACGAGGGCGGGGCGGTCAGCGGCAGAGCCTCAGAACGCGGTCAGCCCTTTTCCAGATACTCCGCGCGGTCCTCGTCGACAAGGGCCGCGACCGACGCGGCAAGCGCCGGGTTGCGGGTCAACTCCGGGTCGTCCTCGATCAGGGTGATCGCCTCGGCGCGGGCGTCGCGGATCAGGTCGGCGTCGCGTCGCAGGGACAGCAGCCGCAGGTGCGAGCGGTGCCCCGACTGGGTGGCGCCCAGCACGTCACCTTCGCGTCGTTGCTCCAGGTCAAGCTCGGCGAGCTTGAACCCGTCGCTTGTGGACGCGACGGCGTCCAGCCGTTCCCGTGCCGACGACCCCTCGGCCGCCTCGCTCACCAGCAGGCAGAGCCCGGCGGCGGAGCCCCGGCCGACCCGGCCCCGCAACTGGTGCAGTTGTGAGACACCGAACCGGTCGGCGTCCAGCACGATCATCACTGTCGCGTTCGGCACGTCCACACCGACCTCGATGACAGTGGTCGCCACAAGCACGTCCAGGTCACCGGCGGCGAAGGAGCGCATCACCGCGTCCTTCTCGTCGGCCGGCAGGCGGCCATGCAGCACCCCGATCCGCAGCCCGTGCAACGGCCCGTCGGCAAGCAGCGGGGCCACCTCGGTCACGGCGAGGGGCGGGCGACGGCCGTTGTCGTCGAGCGGCGGTTCCTCATCCTCCGACGTCGGGCCCTCCCCGATCCGCGGGCACACCACGTACGCCTGATGGCCGGCGGCCACCTCCTCACGCAGCCGGCGCCACGCCCGGTCCAGGAAGGCTGGCTTCTCGGCGGCCGGCACCACGTGCGAGGCGATCGGCGACCGCCCTCGGGGCAACTGGGAGAGGGTGGACACCTCAAGGTCGCCGTAGACGGTCATCGCCACCGTGCGCGGGATCGGGGTGGCCGTCATCACCAGCACGTGCGGCGGCTGGGCGGCCTTGGCCCGCAACGCGTCGCGCTGCTCCACGCCGAAGCGGTGCTGCTCGTCGACCACCACCAGACCCAGGTCGGCGAAGTCCACCCCCTCGTACAGCAGGGCGTGGGTGCCCAGCACGATGCCGGCGTTGCCGCTGGCCACCTCGCCGAGCGCCCGACGGCGGGCCGCCGCACCAAGCGAGCCGGTCACCAACTCGACACGGGTGGCGTGCTCGGCGGAATCCAGCTCGCCGGCCCGGCCCAACGGCCCGAGCAGGTCCAGCATGCCGCGGTGGTGCTGCGCGGCCAGCACCTCGGTGGGCGCCAGCAGCGCGGCCTGCCCACCCGCGTCGACCACCTGGAGCATCGCCCGCAGCGCCACCACCGTCTTGCCCGAGCCCACCTCGCCCTGCAAGAGGCGGTGCATCGGATGCGGGGCCGCCAGGTCCTCAGCGATCTCCACACCGACGTCACGCTGCCCGGCCGTCAGCTCGTACGGCAGTCGGGCGTCGAACGCGTCCAGCAGGCCGCCGGCGCGCGCCGGACGGGGGCGGGCCGGCCAGTCGGCGGCCCGGTGTTTGCGCTGCACCAGTGTCAACTGGACGGCGAACGCCTCGTCCCACTTGAGCCGCCGCCGCGCCCGATAGAGCTCCTCCTTGCTGGACGGACGGTGGATCTCCCGCAGGGCGGTGCCCAGGCCGACCAGGTTGCGGCTGGCCCGCACTGTGGCCGGCAGCGGGTCCTCCGGTGGGGTGAACGTGTCCAGTACGACACGCACGCAGCGGGCGATCACCCAGGTCGGGACGGCAGCGGCAGCCGGGTACACGGGGATCAGCGCGCCGGCGAACTCCTCGATCTCGTCGCTGACCGCCGCCTCGCCCTCACCGCCCTCGCCGAGCAGGACGTACTCCGGGCCGTTGAGCTGTCGTTTGCCCCGGAACTCGGTGACCTTGCCGGCGAACAGACCCCACCGGCCCGGACGCAGCTCCCGCTCGCGCCACGCCTGGTTGCCGAAGAACGTGAGCGTCAGCAACCCGCCGGAACCGTCGCCGACGGTCACCTCCAGCAGGTTGCCCCGACGTTGGCGCATCGGGCGAACGGCGGTGCGCTGCACCTGGGCCAGCACGGTTACCTGCTCGCCGACGTCCAGCGAGCGGATGTCGGTGTGCTCGCCACGCTCGTCGTAGCGGCGCGGAAAGTGGTAGATCAGGTCACCCGCGGTGTGCAGGTCGAGCTGGGAGGCCAGGGCCTTGGCCGTCTTGTCGCCCACGAGCTTCTTCAGCGGAGTGTCCACCGTGGCCGGCTCACTCATTCGACCCCCACCAGGAGCGGATAGAACGGCTGGCCGCCCGGGTACGCGTGCACCTCGACGAACGGCCAGCGCCGCTCGACGTGCGCCCGGACGGCGTCGGTCAGCCCGGGGGGCGCGTCCACACCGGCCAGCAGGGTGACCATCTCGCCGCCACCGCCGAGCATCTGGTCGACCACTGCGGCGCACGTGTCGATGAGGTCGGCGCCGATGAGGTGCACCTCCCCCTCCACAAGTGCCAGCACGTCCCCGGGGTGGCACGGGCCGGCGACTGTCAACGCGTCGCGGCTCGCGTGGCAGACCTCGGCGTAGCGGCAGGCGCCGGCCGCCTCGGCCATCGCGATCACGTCGTCCTCGAAGCGGCGGGTGCCGTCACGGACCGCGAGGGCGGCGAGGGCCTGCACCGGCGAGCGGGTCGGCACCACGCTGACCTTGATGCCGTGGCGGTGTGCCTCACGGGCCGCCGCGCTCGCCACCGCCCCGGTGTTCGGGTTGTTGGGCAGCACCACCACACGCGCCGCGCCGGTGCCGCGTACCGCCTCCAGCAGCTCACCGATGGACGGGTTGCCCGGCACGACAGTGGCACCCTCGGAGGCGAACAACTCGGCGATCCCCTCGCCGGTGGCGACCACCACGGCGGCGCGGCCCGCCTCGACCGGAACGGGGGGCGGCTCCGGCTGGTCGGCGAAGCGGGTCACCGAGATCCGGTACGGGCGGCCGGCAGCGACACCCGCCTCGATCGCCGCGCCCACGTCGTTGACGTGCACGTGCACGTTCCAGGTGGCGTCCGGCTCGCGCCCGTCGCCGACCACGACGAGCGAATCCCCGAGCGTTGCAAGCGTCCGACGCAGCACGGCCACCGCGTCGGCCGGGGCGTCGAGCAGGAACTGCACCTCGTAGGCGTACTCATCGGAGCCGGTCTCCCGCGCGACGGCGGCGGCCGGCCGGGCGGTCCGCGGCGCCGGTGCGAGCCCTGAGGCGGTCTCCCCGGTGAGGACCTCGACCAGGGCGTCGAGCAGGACGCAGAGGCCCTTGCCACCGGCGTCGACCACGCCGGCGCGGGCCAGGGCCGGCAACTGCTCCGGGGTACGCGACAGCGCCTCGGCCGCCGACCGCGCGGCGAGCCGGGCCACCGCCGGAAGGTCGTCGCTGTCGGCCCCCTCGGCCGCGGCGGCGGCCGCGGCGACAACTGTGAGCAGGGTCCCCTCCACGGGTTGGCCGACCGCGGCGTAAGCGGCGGTGGTCGCGGACCGCAGCGCGACGGTCAGGCCCCGACCGCGCACCACCGGCATGACGGCCACGGCGTCGGCGAAACCGCGCAGGATCTGCGAGAGGATCACGCCGGAGTTGCCCCGCGCGCCGAGCAGTGCGCCCTGGGCCATCAGCCGCAGCGCGTGCCCGTGCGCGGTCGGACCGCTGTCGGGGAGGGTGTCCAGGTCCATCGAGAGTGCCTGCTGGGCCGACGTGAGGGTGAGCACCAGGTTGGTGCCGGTGTCGCCGTCGGGCACCGGATAGACGTTGAGCTGGTCGATCTCGCCCTGGTGGCGCTTCAGCGCGGCCAGCCCGCTCGCGCACCAGCGGCGGACCGCTGCGGCGTCGAGGGAGTCCAGCACGGCCAGAAGCCTACTGGCGCGCACCGACACGCGTCGGACTCGCCGCGTGTGTCCGCCGCCCACCGCCTTCCGGCCGGGGCGGATCACTCCGGTACCGTTGCCGCCGGACCGGCTGCCACCAGGCGGGCGGCCCCACCGGCAGGCCGGCCGCGAGCGCCCGCTCGACCGGGCCGGTTCGCCGGGCCGGTGGGTCATCGGGTAACCTGACCAGGTTGCCCGCGCAGCGCCTGCCGGCGACCTCATGAACGTTTCAATCCCAGGAGTATCCCGTGGCTAGCGTGTGCGACGTCTGTGGCAAGGGGCCGGGCTTCGGCCACAACGTGTCCCACTCGCACCGGCGGACCAACCGCCGCTGGAACCCGAACATCCAGTCGGTGCGTACCCCGGCCGGTGGTGGCAACACCAAGAAGTTGAAGGTCTGCACCTCGTGCATCAAGGCCGGCAAGGTCACCCGCGCCTGACGCGGCGGCACCACCTCTTCTCGTTCGGCTCAGCCGGCGGACCCAGCGGTCCGCCGGCTGAATCGTGTCCGCGCCCCGGGCTGCCCGGCAGGTCGGGGCCTGCGCTGTCGCCGGGCGGCCCGGCCGGTCAGAGCGCCCGGCCGAAGGACACGCAGCCCTCCGAGTCCTTGTAGAAGCCGAAGTTCGGGATCCGGTCGTAGCCGGCGGACGTGTACATGGCGATCGCCTCGGGCTGGCGATCCCCGCACTCCAGGATCATCCGCTTGCGGCCCTGGTCACGGGCCGACCGCTCGACCGCCGCGAGCACCATCCGCGCCACGCCGCGCCCACGGGCCGCCGGCGCTGTGTACATCCGCTTCAACTCCGCGGTGTCCGGGCCGTGGGCGCGCCAGCCGCCGCAGCCGACCGGCTCGCCGCCCAGGTAGGCGATGACGAACGCGCCGTCCGGCGGCTCGAACTCGGAGGCGTCCACCGGGGTGTCGTCGCCGGTGCCGCCGTAGCGGGCCCCGAGGTCGGCAAGCGCCTCCTTGATCAACTGCTGCGCCACCGGCGCGCCGAACCGCGCCAGCCGGATCTCGATCTCACTCACGGCGTCCAGGGTACGGCCGGCGCGGGGCCTCACCGGAAGTGGTCCCAGCCCCTCGGCCCATCGTAGGCGCCCCCGTCGACTGTCACCCCGGCACCGGCCGTGACCAGGCCGATCGGCCGCCATTCCGGCGGCAACGCCACCTCCGGGGGGAAGGTCGCGGCAAGCGCGTGGTCCTCGCCACCGGCAAGGATCCAGGTGTACGGGTCGACGCCGAGCGCCCGCGCCGCGTCGGCCATCTGCCGGGGCACCTCGAACACATCCCGGCGTACGTCGATGGCCACCCCACTGGCCTTCGCCACGTGCCCGAGGTCGGCGAGCAGCCCGTCCGACACGTCGATCATGGCGGTGGCGCCGAGCACTGCTGCCTGCGGCCCGGCCGCGTACGGCACCTGCGGTCGCCGGTACGCCTCGGCAAGCAGTCGGGGCGTGCGGAAACCACGGGTGAGCACTGTCAGCCCGGCCGCCGCGTACCCGATGCGCCCGGCCAGGGCCAGTACGTCCCCGGGACGCGCGCCGGAGCGCACCACCGGCGCCCGGCCACCGAGGTCACCCAGCGCCGTCACCGCGATGGTCAAGGTGGGGCTTGCCGACATGTCCCCACCGACCACGCTCGCGCCGACCGTCGCCGCCTCGGCGGCCAACCCGTCGGCGAGCCCTTCCGCCCAGCTCGTCTCCAGCTCCGCCGGCATGCAGAGGGCCACCAGCAGCGCCGTCGGTGTGGCGCCCATCGCCGCGATGTCGGCCAGGTTGGCAGCCGCAGCCCGGTGACCGACGTCGGCCGCCGAGCACCAGTCCCGCCGGAAGTGCCGGCCGTCGACGAGCACGTCGGTGGAGGCGGCCACCCGGCCGTCCGGCGCGGCCACCACCGCCGCGTCGTCCCCCGGGCCGAGCAGTGTCGTCGGCCCCATCGCCAACCGCGCGGTGACCCGCCCGATCAACCCGAACTCGCCGATCCCGGCCACGCTGGCACCACCGCCGGCGTTCCGCCCGTCCTGCCCGGCTCCGCCGTGCTCGCTCACCGCTGCTCCTTGACCACCGATAGGGATCAGACCTGGTCCGTAAGGTAGTTTCACCCTTCGGGCCGCCCCTGGGCGGCGACGGACGGAGGTCGAGTCGTGGTACAGGCGTACATCCTCATCCAGACCGAGGTCGGCCGCGCACGTGACGTGGCGGGTCTCATCGCGGACATCGCCGGCGTCGTACGCGTCGACGCCGTCACCGGGCCGTACGACGTGGTCGTCCTCACCGAGGCGAACACCGTCGACGAACTCGGCAAACTCATCGTCAGCAAGGTGCAGATGGTGCCCGGCATCACCCGCACCCTCACGTGTTCGGTGGTGCGGCTGTAAGTGGACGAGATGACGACCTCCTCGGCTGCTCTCGACGACGACGGCACGCGCGACGCGGCCGACGGGACACCCGAGCGGGCTGACGGTAACCGCGCGACCGGCGACCCGGCTGCCGACGCGCCGACCGGCCGGGACCGGACCACCCGGAGCGCCGCACTGCTTGCCACCTTGATCGCGATTCCGGTCACGCTGCTGGTGGCCGTACTGGCCTTCACGAAGCTCGCCCCGGACACGCCGGCCGCCGCGCCGAGCCCGTCCGCCACGACCCCCCGGGCGCAGTCCACCGCCCCCGTCGAGATGGCCGCCCCGGCGCTGGCCGCCCGCCCGGCCACGGTCTGCCGTGCGCTGCTCTCCCAGCTGCCGCAGACCATCCGCGACCTGAACCAGCGCCCGGTCACCGCCGGCCCGGAGCAGAACGCCGCGTACGGCGATCCCGCACTCACCGTTGCCTGCGGGGGTGCCGAGCCGGACTTCCCCGCCACCGACGAGGTCTGGACCGTCAACCGGGTCTGCTGGCATGCCGCCGAGCAGGCCGACGCGACGGTGCTCACCACCGTCGACCGGGAGACGCCGGTGACGGTACGCGTCCCGCGCTCCTACGAGCAGCCGTTGCAGTGGGCGGCGCCGATCTCCGACGTGATCGTGGCCTCGGTGCCCTCCGGCGGGGCCATCCCCTCCGGCTGCCAGCGCTGATCGGGCCGGGCGCGCCGATCGGCGCGGCCCGACGGCCGGAGCCGACACTGCTGATCGGCCGACAGTCCGGTGGGCCTCAGTGCAGGCCGACGCCGCGCCGCTGGGCGGTGCGGATCAGGCGGTTGACCAGCTTCGGATACTCCAGCCCGGAGGCCGCCCACATCCGCGGGAACATCGACGTCGGCGTGAACCCGGGCATCGTGTTGATCTCGTTGAGGTAGACGTCCAGCTCGGGGGTGACGAAGAAGTCGGCCCGGGCCAGACCGGCGCAGTCCAGGGCGGTGAACGCGCGGACGGCGTACTCCTGCACCTGGCGGGTCACCTTCTCCGGCAGACCTGCCGGAATGTCGTACTCGCAGGCGTCGTCGAGGTACTTCGCCTCGAAGTCGTAGAAGTCGTGGTCGGCGACGACCCGTACCTCGGCCAGTACTGACGCCTCGGGCACGCCGCCGGCTTCGCCCTCCAGCACGCCGCACTCGATCTCGCGGCCGACGATCCCGGCCTCGATGATGACCTTCGGGTCGAACTGCCGGGCGGTGGCGACCGCCTCGTCCAGTCGCGCCCAGTCGGTGACCCGGGTGATGCCGAACGACGACCCGGCCCGGGATGGCTTGACGAAGACCGGCAGGCCGAGGCGCTCCTTGTCCTGCTCGCTGAGCGTCATCCCGTTGCGCAGCACCGTGTACGGGCCGACTGGGATGCCCTCGGCCGCGCAGAGCTTCTTCGTGAACTCCTTGTCCATGGCGGCGGCAGAGGCGAACACGTTCGCCCCGACGTACGGGATGCCTGCCATCTCCAGCATTCCCTGGATGGTGCCGTCCTCGCCGTACGCGCCGTGCAGGACGGGGAAGACCACATCGACGTCGGCGAGCACTCGGGGACCCTCGGTGGGGTCGAGCACCATGAGGCCGTTGCCTGTCGGGTCGGCACGCAGCACGATGTCGTCGCCGGACTCGGCGGTGATCTCCGGTAGCTGGCGGGCATTGATGGCGAGCTGGGCGGGGTCGCCGCTTGTCAGCACCCACTGTCCGGCTCGGGTGATGCCCACCGGTACCACCTCGTACTCGTCCGGGTCGAGCGCGCCGAAAACGCTGCCGGCGCTGACGCAGGAGATGCCGTGCTCCGGGCTACGGCCGCCGAAGACGATCGCCACGCGGGTCTTGCCTGGGGTGGTCACTCCGGTCACCTCTTCGTACGCGACTGCGGCTGGTCGTGCTCGCCGGTGGCGCTCACCCGGTTGACCTTACTGTGCGTGGCGGTAGGGCGAGGCGATACCCGGCGAGCCACGAAGCGACGCGGCAATCGGTCAACAGAGGTTATACGGTGCGTTACGGACGGTCAGTTCCGGGCGCGTCGACGGCCGACCGCGATCACCTTGACCCGCTGGCGGCCGGCCCGCACCATGCCCAGGGCCATGAACGCTCCGGCGATCCGGTCGGCGGCCTCCCTGCTGCTGGCGCCGACCACCTGTCGTCGCCGCTCGGGGGCGGTGCGCTCGTTGCGGTCGATGCCCTCGACTGGACGTACGTCGGTGAGCACGACCAGGAATCGGGTCATCTCCTGCCGCCCGGGGGAACGGCGAGGCACTCCGAGCCGGTACGCACGTCGTCTCCTTCCGGGAGGCCGAAATGACGGCGGCACGCGACGATCGGGTACGGGGGAGAAACCCGATCGCCGCGCGCCCTATCCCCTCCGGTCACTCACCACCACCGTCGCCACGACAACCGGCGGTGAGGACGTGGTGACAGCGTGACACGTACATGGCTGTGAATGCAACTCTCATCGGCGCGGTCCCATACACACATTCCCGCAAATGTGTGCGACCATCGATGCATGCCCCCCAAGACCGCTCGCGCCCGCCGGCTCGGCATCGCCCTCCGCCATCATCGGGAGGCCGCCGGGCTGACACTGGAAACCGCCGCGGACGAGATCAACAGCACGCGGAGCACCCTCTCCCGCTACGAGAACGCCCAGACGCTGATCAACCCGGCCACCGTGCGCGCTCTGCTCACCTCGTACGGAGTGGGCGCCGAGGAGGTGGCCGCAGCGGTGCAGCTCGCCAAGGACGCCCGCAAACCGGGCTGGTGGGTGTCGTACTCGTACGTGCTGGACCCCCGCACCATCGACTTCATCGCCCTGGAGGCGGAGGCCACAGCCATCGCCAACTTCGAACCCTCGGTGGTGCCCGGCCTCTTGCAGACGGCCGACTACGTACGCGGGGTGATGCGCGGGGGGCCGCACACCCTTGTCGACGACCTGGTGGAGCAGCGGGTCAAGGCCCGGCTCGACCGCCAGCAGCGAATCACCGGCGACAATCCAGCCATCTTCGACGCGATCATCGACGAGGGCGCACTGCTGCGCCCCGTCGGCGACCAGTCGGTGATGGACGGGCAGCTACGACACCTGGTCAAGATGGCCGAGCTGCCCAACATCACCGTCCAGGTGATCCCGCTCTCCGCCGGTTACCACCGCGGCACACGGGGCTCGCTGCACATCCTGGAGTTCGCCGACCCGGAGGACCCGATCATCGCCTCGGTGGAGACCGTCGCCGGTCAGATGATCCTCGACCGGGCAGGTGAAACACGCACCTGTACCAAGATCATGGAGCATCTGCGGAGCGTGGCGCTCAGCCCCGCCGACACCCGCAAGCAGCTCCTTACACTCCTGAAGGGACGGTAGGAACGATGACACCGACGATCACCGCGGCACTGGCCGCGGCGAGATGGCGCAAGAGCAGCCGAAGTGGTGACCAGGGCGCCTGCGTGGAGGTCGCCTCGATCCCACGCCTGGTGGCCGTCCGCGACTCCAAGGACCCGGCCGGCCCGGCCCTCCTGTTCCCCCCGGCGGCCTGGGCCACCTTCGCCCAGGCCCCGCCCCGCCACTGACCGCACCGTCGACAGCGGGCCTGGCGTGCCACCGAGCGCGCCGGGCCCGTGGGCGGTCCACCCAACCGCGGGCCGCGGCTGGCCGTCAAGCGGCCTCAGGGTCGCCCTGGTGCCCGCTTCGAGCGGCCAGAGCAACGACCTGCCCGGCCAAATCCATGGTGTGCCCGGCCGAAGCGACGATCTGCGCGGCCGGAGCAACGACCTGCCGGCGGACGATGACCAGCGGGCTCAGGCGACCAGCGGGCCGGGTTCCGGCGCGGCGCGCAGCGCCTCAAGCGCGGCGATCGCCACGCCACGGGCACCTGCCATGTCCCGGTCCGGCACCAGTGCGAACGTGGCAAGCGCCGCCTGCTCCTGTCGGAGCACCGTGTGCTCGCGGACCGTCGCCAGGAACCAGTCCCGGAACTCCGGCGCCGCCTCCACCACGCCACCACCCACGAAGTACGCGTGCGGGTCGGTGAAGTTGGACGCCACAGTGAACAGCCGGCCCAGCGCCATCGCCTGCTGGGTGAACAGGTCCCGGGCCAGCGCGTCGCCCCGCTCCCCGTAACCCCGGACGAGTTTCGCCGCCCGGGCCAACGGCTCGGCGGTGAGCGGGTGGTCG from Micromonospora profundi harbors:
- a CDS encoding helix-turn-helix domain-containing protein → MPPKTARARRLGIALRHHREAAGLTLETAADEINSTRSTLSRYENAQTLINPATVRALLTSYGVGAEEVAAAVQLAKDARKPGWWVSYSYVLDPRTIDFIALEAEATAIANFEPSVVPGLLQTADYVRGVMRGGPHTLVDDLVEQRVKARLDRQQRITGDNPAIFDAIIDEGALLRPVGDQSVMDGQLRHLVKMAELPNITVQVIPLSAGYHRGTRGSLHILEFADPEDPIIASVETVAGQMILDRAGETRTCTKIMEHLRSVALSPADTRKQLLTLLKGR
- the rpmB gene encoding 50S ribosomal protein L28; translated protein: MASVCDVCGKGPGFGHNVSHSHRRTNRRWNPNIQSVRTPAGGGNTKKLKVCTSCIKAGKVTRA
- a CDS encoding DUF3515 family protein; its protein translation is MTTSSAALDDDGTRDAADGTPERADGNRATGDPAADAPTGRDRTTRSAALLATLIAIPVTLLVAVLAFTKLAPDTPAAAPSPSATTPRAQSTAPVEMAAPALAARPATVCRALLSQLPQTIRDLNQRPVTAGPEQNAAYGDPALTVACGGAEPDFPATDEVWTVNRVCWHAAEQADATVLTTVDRETPVTVRVPRSYEQPLQWAAPISDVIVASVPSGGAIPSGCQR
- the recG gene encoding ATP-dependent DNA helicase RecG, yielding MSEPATVDTPLKKLVGDKTAKALASQLDLHTAGDLIYHFPRRYDERGEHTDIRSLDVGEQVTVLAQVQRTAVRPMRQRRGNLLEVTVGDGSGGLLTLTFFGNQAWRERELRPGRWGLFAGKVTEFRGKRQLNGPEYVLLGEGGEGEAAVSDEIEEFAGALIPVYPAAAAVPTWVIARCVRVVLDTFTPPEDPLPATVRASRNLVGLGTALREIHRPSSKEELYRARRRLKWDEAFAVQLTLVQRKHRAADWPARPRPARAGGLLDAFDARLPYELTAGQRDVGVEIAEDLAAPHPMHRLLQGEVGSGKTVVALRAMLQVVDAGGQAALLAPTEVLAAQHHRGMLDLLGPLGRAGELDSAEHATRVELVTGSLGAAARRRALGEVASGNAGIVLGTHALLYEGVDFADLGLVVVDEQHRFGVEQRDALRAKAAQPPHVLVMTATPIPRTVAMTVYGDLEVSTLSQLPRGRSPIASHVVPAAEKPAFLDRAWRRLREEVAAGHQAYVVCPRIGEGPTSEDEEPPLDDNGRRPPLAVTEVAPLLADGPLHGLRIGVLHGRLPADEKDAVMRSFAAGDLDVLVATTVIEVGVDVPNATVMIVLDADRFGVSQLHQLRGRVGRGSAAGLCLLVSEAAEGSSARERLDAVASTSDGFKLAELDLEQRREGDVLGATQSGHRSHLRLLSLRRDADLIRDARAEAITLIEDDPELTRNPALAASVAALVDEDRAEYLEKG
- a CDS encoding DAK2 domain-containing protein, translating into MLDSLDAAAVRRWCASGLAALKRHQGEIDQLNVYPVPDGDTGTNLVLTLTSAQQALSMDLDTLPDSGPTAHGHALRLMAQGALLGARGNSGVILSQILRGFADAVAVMPVVRGRGLTVALRSATTAAYAAVGQPVEGTLLTVVAAAAAAAEGADSDDLPAVARLAARSAAEALSRTPEQLPALARAGVVDAGGKGLCVLLDALVEVLTGETASGLAPAPRTARPAAAVARETGSDEYAYEVQFLLDAPADAVAVLRRTLATLGDSLVVVGDGREPDATWNVHVHVNDVGAAIEAGVAAGRPYRISVTRFADQPEPPPVPVEAGRAAVVVATGEGIAELFASEGATVVPGNPSIGELLEAVRGTGAARVVVLPNNPNTGAVASAAAREAHRHGIKVSVVPTRSPVQALAALAVRDGTRRFEDDVIAMAEAAGACRYAEVCHASRDALTVAGPCHPGDVLALVEGEVHLIGADLIDTCAAVVDQMLGGGGEMVTLLAGVDAPPGLTDAVRAHVERRWPFVEVHAYPGGQPFYPLLVGVE
- a CDS encoding DUF397 domain-containing protein, encoding MTPTITAALAAARWRKSSRSGDQGACVEVASIPRLVAVRDSKDPAGPALLFPPAAWATFAQAPPRH
- a CDS encoding thiamine-phosphate kinase; this encodes MAGIGEFGLIGRVTARLAMGPTTLLGPGDDAAVVAAPDGRVAASTDVLVDGRHFRRDWCSAADVGHRAAAANLADIAAMGATPTALLVALCMPAELETSWAEGLADGLAAEAATVGASVVGGDMSASPTLTIAVTALGDLGGRAPVVRSGARPGDVLALAGRIGYAAAGLTVLTRGFRTPRLLAEAYRRPQVPYAAGPQAAVLGATAMIDVSDGLLADLGHVAKASGVAIDVRRDVFEVPRQMADAARALGVDPYTWILAGGEDHALAATFPPEVALPPEWRPIGLVTAGAGVTVDGGAYDGPRGWDHFR
- a CDS encoding GNAT family N-acetyltransferase, with the protein product MSEIEIRLARFGAPVAQQLIKEALADLGARYGGTGDDTPVDASEFEPPDGAFVIAYLGGEPVGCGGWRAHGPDTAELKRMYTAPAARGRGVARMVLAAVERSARDQGRKRMILECGDRQPEAIAMYTSAGYDRIPNFGFYKDSEGCVSFGRAL
- a CDS encoding D-alanine--D-alanine ligase family protein codes for the protein MTTPGKTRVAIVFGGRSPEHGISCVSAGSVFGALDPDEYEVVPVGITRAGQWVLTSGDPAQLAINARQLPEITAESGDDIVLRADPTGNGLMVLDPTEGPRVLADVDVVFPVLHGAYGEDGTIQGMLEMAGIPYVGANVFASAAAMDKEFTKKLCAAEGIPVGPYTVLRNGMTLSEQDKERLGLPVFVKPSRAGSSFGITRVTDWARLDEAVATARQFDPKVIIEAGIVGREIECGVLEGEAGGVPEASVLAEVRVVADHDFYDFEAKYLDDACEYDIPAGLPEKVTRQVQEYAVRAFTALDCAGLARADFFVTPELDVYLNEINTMPGFTPTSMFPRMWAASGLEYPKLVNRLIRTAQRRGVGLH
- a CDS encoding Lrp/AsnC ligand binding domain-containing protein, which translates into the protein MVQAYILIQTEVGRARDVAGLIADIAGVVRVDAVTGPYDVVVLTEANTVDELGKLIVSKVQMVPGITRTLTCSVVRL